aattagtttttttgaacTATTTCGCATTTTCAAGCATTTCTGACCACTGTGTGCCCCATTAGTTGCATCTATCAGTGGAATAGTATTTAGTGAAAAAAGTACTGCCATCACGTGacctatttttatattttaaatacaagtgATCACGCGatttagaaaaacttttcagCAGAACAAAATTTATATGTGTTTCTTGTTGagttatgaaaatttttaatgtacaaagattaatattttaatatttataactcATCAGTTCGAACAGGAGCTGTAGCTGTCccagaaaaattaaagatagcGAAAActttaccaatatttaaaactggAGACACGGCATCACTAACCAATTACAGACCTATCTCAGTTCTTCCAGTATTCTCCAAGCTACTTGAACGAATAATCTACAATAGACTacaaatatcaaacaaaaaacaaaatttaatttaaaatttaaaagtgaataTCAGTACGGTTTTCTAACGATCATTCAACGGAACATGCAATTATAGACCTCATGAACAACATCAGCTCACCTTTTGTTAAACAACAGTTTGTATTGGAAGTCTTTACTGACTTTACAAAAGCTTTCAATACAGTCAACCATAAAATTCtgattgaaaaaatgaaaaaatatggtATAAAAATCAAGACTATTAAATGGTTCAccagttatttaaataatagacAACAACTTTCACcacattttatttctaattcaaatctattagaaataaaatgtggtgttcaACAGGGATCAATTCTTCCCCCTTGTTGTTCCTTATATACATTAATAACCTTCCTAAAGTCTCTACAAATCTTGATTgcataatgtttgcagatgatacaaatctgttttattcatCTTCTTCTGTCGATGACCTTTTTGACAAAGTCAACCTTTTTAACAACTTCAAATCAGCTTCAACAACTTAAAACATGGTTCAATGCTAATAAGTTATCAATAAACgtacaaaaaactaaatatactttgtttcattcaaagcaacaaaaaaaggcACTTCTATCAATTCTTTTCTCTCTAACTATCGATTTcagcaatattgaaaaaaccCAAACAGTTAAATTTCTTGGAGTGGttatagacaaaaatatttcatggaCCGCCCAATTAAAGGCCATCAACActcaaatatctaaaaaacttGGTTTACTTTTCAAAGCTAGAccatttttatcacaaaaaagcttaaaaattctttacttttcgtttatacatagtcatCTTACATACGCTAACattgcttggggaagcacaCACAAGACAAAATTAATGTCTCTTTATCGACGGCAGAAACATGCTTCTAgaattatatatcaataaaaacaaacatacacATGCTAAACCCCTATTAATGAAATGAAAGCGctaaacatttatcaaattaatatctATGCTAATATACTATTTatgctaaaatataaaatgggaTTAGCTCCTTCACGATTTACAGAAAACCTCTTTCATTACCATAAGTTTCAATTACCAATAAGTTTAACACTAGAGCAAATAACTCATATAGTAACTTTATCTTACCccgaaaattacaaaaaactttcaattctCTATCTCTTATTGCGGCCcctatttatataacaaattatttccgaagaaaaaattaaaaaaaaattacacacacacacacaaattatAATACAACTGAAGAGTACACGGGAAAAAACGGCAgtcacatttaaaaagttttgagaaagtatttatgaatataaaagtCTTTGTATAAagttaggaaaaaaattttttaataaaagttacaaatattttattaaaaatgtaaacttcagataaattaatcaagaattaattttttctaatttacttCTATGCTTtatatgaaaacttttataaatgattaatatatactttctcaaaactttttaaatgtgacTAGTACTCTTCaactagaaaaacaaaacaaaattttatcacagtaatatttaaaatatttgtgcataagaATCACAATGTTTATGTGTATCTTGCGTAATACCCcggttctcgatgataagacttattcagtcttctacgagttccctaTAACAATATAATCTATCTTAACAAGTCCTTCGTATTATATTCAACTAATGCttccttaaattaaaaaatttttttatgtttttttttctttttttacaatttttctttttttttaactgagtgttatattttctgtttttttttttttttttgttaaatgtattTTAGCAGTATTTggttaaatataatcttttgtAACGGAAGTATATTTGCTTATATTACGAtgtgaaaaaattgaaacaaatatGTAGTTGggaaaataacaatttaaaaaaaaaaaaattataaaaaaaaagcatttttataaagcttttcTAGTTTTTCTTGCATCATTTTTTTGATGGATTTAGTGcgctattttttattaaacatattgcGCCAAATTGTTGTTGAATTTAGTGCAccattttagatttttagttatttgtttgataatttttcagtaaaaataaacaaagtaatacaaaaagattttcAGCCAAAACTAATtagaaatgaaaaagttttttcagattatttgcttaaaatataaattatataatagaaatttaataaaaacatacaaaagtatattatggccatttttatttttttttatttaaatcgttttttttttcccaatataTCATTCCTAGAAACTTATtaatttcttcttcttttttttaagtttaaataacttttttaaatgaatttattaaaaactttatcatttaatttttttattatttgctcaatttcttttgcaataaatgtttatctttaattaaacattttcaataattgaaatcacttaaataaataatttactttctgaataaattatatataatatttacaatattttaaatgacttCACGGAAATTTAACTTCCAACATGAAAATTGTTGCTGTCGTATATTTTTACGAACTGTTAATCCAATACGGTTTCTTTTTCAATGACAACCAACTGCTCTTTATACTCATTTTGAGCTCCATTAGAATAAAGTCTTTTAATAGACATGTGACTAAATGTGGTTGAAACCCTTGAATAAAAAGTTGAAGATCGCAACTTTTTTCTAAACACCGACATAACTAAGGCTGAGACATCTTTTCGAAATCTTTGATCCATTACGCTATAAATAATACAGTTAGAGCAACAGTGTAGATATGTGAGACTTGTAAAAACTTCAATTACGTATAACTTCTCACTTTTAATTGTGTTCCCTTCAAGAGAGAATGTATCCCAAATTTGCCAAATTTGAGTAGGCAACGTCATTAATGAAAAACACAGTGTGACTGCAAGCAACATTCTAATGACTTTATTGTTGCTagttgtgtgtttttttttgcaaaataaacttttggaAAAAGATGACAATATCGaactcttaattttttttttcgtgcaGTTATTATACGTTAAATCATCTTTTTGAAACACGTTATCACTGTAGCTAATTTCACAGTTTTTCACGCTGGttgtgttgttatttttatggcTGGTTGAGTTGTTATTTTTCTGGCTGGttgtgttgttatttttattgatgattgTGTTGTTATTTTTCTGGCTGGGTGTGCTATTTTTATTGATGGTTAATACATCGTTGCTAATATTGGTATCATtacagttattattaaaaatgcttttctGCTCAaataggttgtttttttttgacattctaTGGGTTTTGTTGTAATCATTAAGGTCTGTAAAATCATTTAGGACTGTAAAATCACCATTCTTGTTGCCATAGTTATTTCTTCTTATGCTTGAATCACTTAGATTACAGCTACTACTTTGTTTTAAGGGTTTCTTTTCGTTCTTTTTGCGTTTTATAGATCGGTTTGTATGAGgtgccatttttttaatatgtacatTCAATCTTTTAACAAtcaaagtatgaaaaaaaattataaaaagtaaaggcAAAACATAATTTGTCGCAAACAAGAATAGTATGTgtcctttttgaaaatttggcgATGAGTAATTCACGTCATAGCATTCATTGTCTGAAATGcttaaagctaaaaaatatgGAACCATAGTTAGAATTATATATACCCAAATTCCAATGgataaaaaggttgttttttttatagaccaTCTATGCCCCAAAGGATTGGAAATTCCAAGATAACGTTCATATGCCATCAACATTAAAAACCCTATGGTTGTTGTAAGACTTGTAGACTGtaacattttaacaaacttaCATAGACCTAGTCCAAACTCCCAATgattgttttttagaaaaacaggaaTATCAAATACCAGTGtaaatgcaaacaaaaaatcagCAACACCCAGTTGGCAAACTAGATAGGTGTAAGCAGTTATATTTTTTCGTTTGATTTGGTTGACTATTctaataagaataataagaaaGTTTCCAGCGAGGCCAACAACAACCGAGACTGTGCACGCCACAATAATTATCCACTTTCCAATAGTTGTTGTCATGTTTtcttataaatcaaaaaagtaaatgatcatattattaaatcttcataattttttaaaaatataaacaaaaatatatttatatagaaatactttttaaaaaaaaaagattttaaaactaaacagtGTGGCaaagcaatcttttaaacatcaataaagtttatttcagaaaaattaaaagttgaaatatctttttttgacaAACTAAATTGTTGAAAAGAAAACTGAgtcgtttatttttttgtttaaactttatttttaaatatgattttttttttttttaataaaatttttgttattttaaaataaaaggataTTCCAAAATGTATTGTCAAGACTAATTATTTGTTTCTAAAACCAGCTCTTTTTTGTGCGTACAT
The nucleotide sequence above comes from Hydra vulgaris chromosome 09, alternate assembly HydraT2T_AEP. Encoded proteins:
- the LOC105845196 gene encoding dopamine receptor 4 is translated as MTTTIGKWIIIVACTVSVVVGLAGNFLIILIRIVNQIKRKNITAYTYLVCQLGVADFLFAFTLVFDIPVFLKNNHWEFGLGLCKFVKMLQSTSLTTTIGFLMLMAYERYLGISNPLGHRWSIKKTTFLSIGIWVYIILTMVPYFLALSISDNECYDVNYSSPNFQKGHILFLFATNYVLPLLFIIFFHTLIVKRLNVHIKKMAPHTNRSIKRKKNEKKPLKQSSSCNLSDSSIRRNNYGNKNGDFTVLNDFTDLNDYNKTHRMSKKNNLFEQKSIFNNNCNDTNISNDVLTINKNSTPSQKNNNTIINKNNNTTSQKNNNSTSHKNNNTTSVKNCEISYSDNVFQKDDLTYNNCTKKKIKSSILSSFSKSLFCKKKHTTSNNKVIRMLLAVTLCFSLMTLPTQIWQIWDTFSLEGNTIKSEKLYVIEVFTSLTYLHCCSNCIIYSVMDQRFRKDVSALVMSVFRKKLRSSTFYSRVSTTFSHMSIKRLYSNGAQNEYKEQLVVIEKETVLD